Genomic DNA from Salvia miltiorrhiza cultivar Shanhuang (shh) chromosome 1, IMPLAD_Smil_shh, whole genome shotgun sequence:
caaaattactttaattaagtcaacaattactcactaatttggtcaacaattgtaggtcacactctattaaaacatataacactcaatttcttaatctccgtgtcgaaacgaatgttgccaactttagcgggacggagggagtatatacatacatacacacGCTCGGACACATTAATTTCCACTCCACATTCATAATGAAAATGGCGTCCCAAAAAaagggcaaaaaaaaaaaacaaggaaaATACAAAATTCGCATGCATGCATGCACTCAAAACCATGAACTCGGTCAACATCActaattattgtaaaaaaatgCATTGAAAGTGATGAGTGTGTAAGAGTGTGTAAGAAGTGTCATATGATTACATTTGATGTTGACCtaattaagggtaatttagtcattTAGGGCATAGATTGTTTTCTATGATAAGATATgacatttttcaaaaaacacATAAGGGATGGGGTATTTTTGGCTATTAAAACTTAAATTATTActcaaataaagaaaaatgataaGATGGACAACTCAAAAACAAAAATCGGAAAAGATCAATGAGAATGAGAGACGGAAAATATTAAAAAGGTTGGATGTTTGAGTTGTTGGATTGATCGGTGACGACAGTGAGTCTAATTTTGAGCGGCAGAGAAGAAACAAGTCATCCAATTGTTATCTCAGCATGGCGGGACGAAATCACCAGCGCCACGCCGACGATACGGCCGACCTCCGGCCCCGTCGCCGTCTCACTCCGACCGATGTCCGTCTAATCGAGGAGCGCATCGCCGCCCGGAGCCGGGAGATCCAAACTCTCCTTCTGGACAATCAGCGGCTTGCTGCCTCCCACGTGGCGCTCAAGCAGGATGTCGTCGCCGCCCAGCAGGACCTCCACCGCCTCTCCGCCACCGCCTCCTCCGTCAAGGCCGAGAGGGATGCTCACGTGCGAGAGGTCTACGAGCGCTCCGTCAAATTGGAGGCCGAGGCTCGCTCCGCAGACGGCCGCTCCGCCGAGCTAGACCGGGTTAGGGCTGAAATTAAGGACCTCAGGGCCGAGCGCGAGCAATTATCGGAGAAGTTGAAGGAAATCCAAGACGATTTAGCGAGGTCTCACCCCGAGCAGCAAGAATTCTCTGACCTTAAGACTGATATTGAGGCGTTGCATAGAGAAATTCGAAAAGGAAGGTACGCAAGAATGTATCATTTGTATTGGTATTTTCGGAAGATGTATAGCTGGATGCGAAATCAGATTAATTGGTTGTACTAGCACTCAAGTTGTACGTTTACATGGTTGAATTGTAGGATAATTATCTATTCTAATATAAATAGACTTGGCTTGAAAAATTGTACGTCTGGGTGCATAATTTTTAGGACTGAAGCATGCTGAAATCTCAGGCTAAGTATTTCTAGTTGTAATCCAAAGGGTTAGGTTTTGGTTCCAGGCATTCTGTACTTGGCCTTTTTTGACTGTGAAAGAGGAAAATAAGCTAAAAGATTGATGGAAGaggtcaaaaaagaaaatttccAATTGTAATTAATTGCCAAAGGCCATTTTTAGTCttgaaaattataatgtattatTTTGTTTGTGCATGTATAAAGGGCTGCGGTTGAATATGAAAGGAAGATGCAGTCCACCAACTCTGAACTTAGTGAAGTAATGGAGAAACACCTGATATCTATGGCTCGTGAGGCAGAAAAATTACGTTCTGAACTTGCAAATGCTGAGAAGAGAGCTATGGCGGCCATTGCAGGTGCAGGCACAGCTGCCAACCCAGGTAACTCCTACGGGACTGTGCACCTGTTCTTTCCACTTGGAGCTTGTTGGTTTATTCTCTATTCCATATTTTGACAAAAACCATAATTATATCAAAATTGTTTTGTCTTTCAGGTCCTGGATATGCTATTCACCAGAGTTTTCTTGAACCTGGATTTGGCGGAAATTCATTGTCTGATCATCATGCTGTTCATCAGGTTTGGTTGATCTCCTGTAATTAATGTTTGAATGCCTTGAAGTTAAACCAAAattatctcattctcatcatgtTATGACAGCAGCCTGATGGAGTAATACAACTTTATAaattcattataattttttgcCCTTATGTTCATATGCCCAGTGTCCGGTAGAAATGTACACATATACTAGTAGCAGAAATCTTATATGATAAATACAAACACTATTTCTGATCTTTCTTGAAACCTCACCTCCGAATTTGAGTATGATATCAACCTTTCTTAGTATAAGTGTACAAATATCATATATCCTATGTCACAATGCACTTTGGAGCCCTATAATTTTCACATTTCGTTTTGTTCCACCATTATAGTCTTATATTGTGAATTTGTGATTTTTTGAGCtcttgatgttttattttctgcAGCTTAAAGGGTGCATTGTgagtaaaaataatactccctctgtcccacttcaattgtcttgttttcctttttgggttgtcctacTTCAAATGTCCTAAATCCTCTCATGGAAAGATTTAGTCTCAAAAAGTGAGAATGTTTTGGGCCCACATCACtttaataatctaatttaccTTTTCCTAAATAATTGTGCCAAGAAAAAACAGGACACTTAAAGTGAGACGGAGTGAGTATAAAACAACATTGCCTGTGAGTAAAAggctttttctcttttcttttctttttttgtttttttataggAACCTGTAAGTAAGAAATAGTAGATCATAAAATTACAAGGGCATGATAGGAAAAATGTGATAGTTGAGAGGCTTGAAAATGCTCTATCTCTTCTCCTGTGTGCTTAATGATTGATTACATTAGCACGGTTAGGGGTCCGTTATACTGGTATCTGAATTGTGGAGCCAACATCTCTGATTCCTTTTGCGTTAATTTCTCACGATTTTCTTGAGGTCAACACATTCTCCCCATgcattgattaaaaatttattaaatgttTCCCATTTTTGGAAGGATTTTGGGTTGTCATGTACCAGAAAATTGTACACAGaggttttcaaaaaa
This window encodes:
- the LOC131006587 gene encoding protein FLC EXPRESSOR-like isoform X2 yields the protein MAGRNHQRHADDTADLRPRRRLTPTDVRLIEERIAARSREIQTLLLDNQRLAASHVALKQDVVAAQQDLHRLSATASSVKAERDAHVREVYERSVKLEAEARSADGRSAELDRVRAEIKDLRAEREQLSEKLKEIQDDLARSHPEQQEFSDLKTDIEALHREIRKGRAAVEYERKMQSTNSELSEVMEKHLISMAREAEKLRSELANAEKRAMAAIAGAGTAANPGPGYAIHQSFLEPGFGGNSLSDHHAVHQVNTPLLCKPLAEGLNYVYGGPHIPYGQYDLQR
- the LOC131006587 gene encoding protein FLC EXPRESSOR-like isoform X3, which produces MAGRNHQRHADDTADLRPRRRLTPTDVRLIEERIAARSREIQTLLLDNQRLAASHVALKQDVVAAQQDLHRLSATASSVKAERDAHVREVYERSVKLEAEARSADGRSAELDRVRAEIKDLRAEREQLSEKLKEIQDDLARSHPEQQEFSDLKTDIEALHREIRKGRAAVEYERKMQSTNSELSEVMEKHLISMAREAEKLRSELANAEKRAMAAIAGAGTAANPGPGYAIHQSFLEPGFGGNSLSDHHAVHQGLNYVYGGPHIPYGQYDLQR
- the LOC131006587 gene encoding protein FLC EXPRESSOR-like isoform X1, with the translated sequence MAGRNHQRHADDTADLRPRRRLTPTDVRLIEERIAARSREIQTLLLDNQRLAASHVALKQDVVAAQQDLHRLSATASSVKAERDAHVREVYERSVKLEAEARSADGRSAELDRVRAEIKDLRAEREQLSEKLKEIQDDLARSHPEQQEFSDLKTDIEALHREIRKGRAAVEYERKMQSTNSELSEVMEKHLISMAREAEKLRSELANAEKRAMAAIAGAGTAANPGPGYAIHQSFLEPGFGGNSLSDHHAVHQVNTPLLCKPLAEVTRGCSSIVIALHFYSSNLCL